The Panicum hallii strain FIL2 chromosome 5, PHallii_v3.1, whole genome shotgun sequence genome contains the following window.
AAGTCGTAGCGGGAGGCGCCGGCGTGCATCATCTCGACGGCGCAGCAGGCGAGCCCGAACGTCATGGGCCAGATCGAGCCCCGCCGCGCCCAGTTCATGAGGTCATCCACCTTGGAGACCACGAACTCCGCCGCCTTCGACATCGGCGCCGGGGGCGGCGCCCCGCCGTATGGCGCCGGGCGGGTGGCCGCCGcggacgaggcggcggcggcggcggagtaggcgcgcggggaggcggagaggaGCGCCAGCCGCGCCGTACGCGGGAGGAGCGCCATGGTGATCGGGCGGGGACCTGGAGGCGAGGAGACGGGGCGCGGTGGCCGGTGGGTTCGCCCGCCGAGTTGACGATGCAGGTGAGCTGGTGCGGTGCGGCGCGTGGCAGCGACACGAGCGCGACCTGTGGGTGGGAGGCAGACACGGCTGATATGGACGCGATCAGGCGGTGCTAGCTACAAGGTCGGTTTGAGGTGAGGGAGACGTAGGCACGAGCAGCGTGGTGCGTCACGCGTGCCGTGTACACGACTTGTTTGTCGAGCCACCTGATGAGGAACGAACAAGGATCACGTCTCCGAACGCACCGCGGCGATATCCCACTCCCATGCCCCCTCTGACCCAGAACAGTATTTGTCGTTCAGTAGTAAGTATTTCAAATAGAAACAACCATAGTCTATTGTTCCATTTGGATGCAAATGCTAATGGATAAAAGTGCTAAATTTAGCCCTAGCTCATCTAAATAGAAGTGCTAATGGAGCAGACTAAACTTTAGTTAAGATTTAAAAACTTTAGCATATACATAAATGCTAATATATGCTAAAGTTTAACATCCAACTTTTAACTTCTCCAAACAGACCCAATATTCTATACCCTTTATCACTTCTCTCGTCTTAAACGATTGAAGCAAACATGTTGTTGAGACGACAGACTTTCCAAAGATAAGAGTATAATTTGCACCAGTTTATGCAAAAAAACATTACATGAACCCTATAATCTCTCAATTAACAGCTTCATAGAGCTACACAACCACGTGTATAACTGGATATTTGTTCGCACTGGCATCCTAATCTCATGTGTGCTTCTGCAACCAACAGTAGCTGTGTCTCCAAGCATCCTGATCTCATGATGATGTGTGCTTCGAAAAATACCCTTTCTGTATTTTCCTGTATACATCTCTTTTGATCCGTCGGGAACTGCGCGTGACGCCACGCCGCCATTTGTACACCCAAGTAGGTAGCGATGCACAATGTGTTTCTTCGCTTCTCCTGCGACTAAGCTCAGTTCAGGGAGCTGATAGAACTGCATTTACCATACGTTAAAGCAGCATCCGGGAGAGTCCATGGAGGCATCAGGAACAATCTCTGCTGTTTATGTTGCCGCCCTTGCTCGAGCAGCTGCTCTCTGGTAGATGTCTTCGTATTGGGAGGCTGAAGTATCCCAGCTGAAATCTATCTTCATGTCTTTCTGCACTAACTGTTTCCAGACTTCAGGTTTTCTATGGTAGTAGTTGAAAGCTCTTTCCAATGCACTATCAAAGCCCTATCAAGATGAACACCTCACATTAGCTGTCTGTAGGCACCAAAATATCATATCTTCCAATACGTTAGCTCAGGATGTACACAGATACGGCAATCACCTGCTCATCAGCCTTCAAAAATGTGAAACCATTTCGCAGTTCCATGGGTATCGTTTCATCGTCGAAATCGAAGACACTAAAATTTACAAAGCAAATCAGAGCAGCATTGTCAATGCGTGTTTGAAGGTGCCAACAGTGTTGCAGGGATTGATGGCTCATGATTTACCTGTCATTCAGACCACCAGTTTTCCGAACAACTGGCACAGAACCATATCGCATAGCTATCATCTATGGAAGAAAAACGGGTCAGAATCGCACACCAGAAGACAAGCCCGTTTAACTATCAAGCAGGCATGACTTATCTAGTTTACTTATACGAAGATACCAGAAGATGAAGACGGTAAAGGACGTTTGTCAGTAAATACAAGTACATATCGTGTACAGTGCTAATTGCTAAACCATTAAATTAAATATGAAGAAACCATACCTGAGTGAGGCCACATGGCTCAAACATAGAAGGAACAATGAACATATCTGATGCTGCAAAAATCATATGTGATAGAGCATCATCATACTTCAAAAGCAGCCTGATATTGTTATTGTTCTGAAATTGGTCTGCAATACCCTCAAACTCCCTCTGTGAAAGAAATGGACAACAAATACGTCAAGTGTTATGACTGCGAGGAAACAGCTGTTCAATAGAGAGCTAAAAAACATGGTATTTTGAACAATCAATGCGTGCTTCTTTCATGATTAATAAACTATTCATGAGGAACTGAAGGctgttttccttttctttcaaGTTTCAAGTATGGCCAAGGAAACACACCTGAATGTTCGGTACTGGACTGGAACCTAGGAGAATGAACTGTCCACCTAACTCAGCTGTTTTATATATTGCATGCCTGATGAGATGTACACCCTTTTGAGGAACAAGCCTTGTAATGCAACCGACCTGCTTGAGGAAACTTCAGTTCTCTAGTAAATCTTGAAGAGAGGAATATGCTCAAATCAAGTACAGAGTCAGCCTATACATACAAAGATTTACAATGGCTTTGAGGATAAAAACATACGAGTGGTTGGGAAGCATTTGCAGAAGACATCTTGAGCTGCTTCGTGAGAGCTGCTTTGTTTGCTGATTTTCCATATAGATCATTAGCACTGTATTGGACCTTGAGAAACCTATCTGTAGAAGGATTCCATGTATCTGTGTCGATGCCATTAAGTATTCCAACAAATTTCTTGGAATGTATTTTAAGTGTATCTTGGAGCCCACGCCCACCCTGAGCAATGGAGCAACGTTGTCAGTAACAAAACGTTGAGACAGGATAAAGTCATGATTCTAAAAACTAATTATGGCAAATAGTAACACCACAGCCAGGTCAACCCTTATCTAAGGACTAAGTAGTGTATTTGAATTAGAAAATTTCAAGCATCCATCCTCTTTATACAATTCCTAGGGATGCAAGTGGTGACCCTAATAGGTAGTCTTGGGGTCAGTTCGTTAGTTCACTTGTATCCCATTTCCATAGCTTTGAAATCCGTGTAGTTCAATAAAATGATCTTTTTTGGAGAATCAAAACTTGCATCCCTAGCAACTCCCATGCGATGATCTATTTTTGTCCATGGAGAAATATTGAGAAGAAAATATTGCACCGTTAGACAAAGATCCGTAACTTACATTCAACAGGTTTGCTTTGGATTGTTCAATAATGTCTTATTTACAAACTCAACATCCTTATAATATAGTTTTTGGCCTTAAACCTCAATAGTGGAAGACTACTGTTTAAACAATGAATTATACAAGAACTAACTTGGCGGTGGCCCCCCTACAACTATGGAAATTGGTCTCCCTTCATTTCAATAACCTTGAAATGCGACAAATGTCGATAACATACATGAATAAATTTTTGATCCTTTGGGGAATCTTTacagaattttgtttctttAGTTTTTTATATACTTTTTATACTTTTGAAAGTAAGAGGGTTAGGGAAAATAGGGGTACCACAACGTTTCTGTTATACAACAGACAAGAGAGGCCAGAAATCAATACGATAGTTGCATCCAATGGGCGTTCACACTGGACCCGAAGGTAAGAAGAAATAGTACCTCTGAGCGCACCTCTTGAGCATATGTTGGTGATACAGTTGTGACAATGTTGGAATACACAATTGCACCCTGAACATCATAAACGCATAGAATCATTATTAGTGATACCATAAAGCTAAAACTCTAGTTTCAACTCTTCTGCTACACATTTTCCATAGGTCGATACCTTAACGACATTTATTCTACCATGTGAATTATCCCGCATTCTGTCTGCTCTATCCAGGTGCTCAACATCAAGGCCACAATATGCTAAATCCTGGGCTGGTGCGGTTCCTTGATATTCAAAATTGTGACAGGTAAAACAAATTCTAGCTGAGTTGAAGCCCAGATTTGCATATACATCCCAATAAAGAGGTGCCTGGAGATTGCAATGTAACAAAAAGAAATAAATTACCTTCAACTTAGTAAATCACCTAAGGAAAACATGATCTATTTTACGCAATCTTTAAATCTTACAACAAATGCAGTCTGCCAGTCATGACAGTGAATTATGTCAACTTTCTTCGCAGATTGGTAAAGCAATTCCAGTGCCACACGGCTAAAGTAGGAAAAACGTTTGAAGTCATCATGCTCCCCATAGTATTGTGCCCTCCAGAAGAACTTGCCTGGATGCTGCGGCTCAATAAAGTAGACAGGAAGGCCTGCATTTGCTAAATTTGGTTAGGCCTCTGCATATTTAATATAATACAATAGTAGAACTGAGTGTTGACTGGAACCTTCAACAGTCCCGGTCCATATTTTGTTGGCAAACATATTCCCCTCAAAGTAGGACTGCACCACAACGTCTAGAACCTGCACAATCACCAAACAGCAATCTTAAATCAAACAGAAAATGCAACTAAATGCATAATACGAGATAAGAAACCAAATACATACCTTAAGATTATTAATTTGGTTATGCTGCATGCAGTCATATTTGGGAAGAATTATCTCAACTAGGTTCCCCTTTTTCTGAAGTGCCTTCCCAAGACCAGAGATCACATCTGCCAGACCACCAACCTACACAATAATGCGAACAAGAAGGCTAAAAGATGACCAACTGGATCGGAAAGTAATTAGCGTATGCACCAAACAATACTCTAAAATAATTAGCGAACCATCACATTGGTGGTTTGATATAAGGAACCAGCATAATATGTATGTATTTTATACTCTGGTAGATGGATTGGAGATCAACACAATTTAACTTAGCTTCAGGCAATTTAGTAGTGAACCAATATCAAGACTGTGACTTTGCAGGTTTAGGTACACTTTCAATTGTATCGAATTTGTTCCCCTCTCCAATCAATCCTTAAGATTCTCAAAATCTTGAGTAGAACACTACTGTTGAATGAGTTGGAGAATACTATTGGCTGCCTCCCTCGCAAACCAAAACACACATGCCCCCCTATTAGAACTTACTACAGTTCAAATCGAGCACTAGAAAAAGTGATACTTTACAATCAACAGGACTGCTAGGTTCTGTTTTGCACCTAGTTTTATGCAGCATATTACACAGCAACTTATCAAGAAATAAGATAATTAAATCACACATACTTGATGAAAAACTGAATCAGTAACAAAGATCACCTTTGCAACAGGAGCCATCTCTGCTGCTATATGGACAATGTGCAAACCAGAACTGCATCCAATAACAAAATATTTGATCATACCAAATATACATATAAATATTTTCTGAAGCATAGGTTGTTGTATAAACAAGGTTCTTCCTCTTATTGGCAAAGGAGAAAGTGGTACCTGGTTCCTGGTAGTGCCATCTTTAGAAAACTATCTATCAGTTCCCTCTCTGCCTTTCCTCTAGATGACAAGTATGCTTCCCGAAGGCAACTATCCCTTTTCCAAGCCATTTCTCTTAGTATATTTGCATCATTGTTGGATATtttcttctcaagtgaccaccCATCAATCAGAAGAGAGATCCTACTCCAGAACTCTGATGGCATGCCTTCTGCATAATGCTCCATTGACTTCTTCTCACTTTCCTTTATTAGTTTACTGAGAGTATCATGAAACTCCACTATTGAGTGTTCATAAAGTTCAATTTGAGAATGCATTTCATGATTACAAGCTTGGAAGCGTTCTTCTATTGATTTTACCCTTTTCTTCAAAAGATCAACCAAATAAAGACAGAACTCTGATATGCTTGTTGCTCCTAATGATGCTTCTAGTTTGTCAACCTTATCCTGGACGTCGTGATAGCCATCTAGTATCAGAGCAGCATGCTCAACTTGGTTTGCTGTGGACTCAAGCAATTCTTCCAAATTTTCTACTTTCTCCCACCAGGCATCATGTTGCATAGGACCAAGTTTCAACATATCAGATTGGGCAGCTATGAATGCACACTCCAGCTCCCTAAGGGAAGCATCTAAAAGAGCACGCTCTTTCTCCAGCTTGAATAGACTCTCTTCTGTCTCAGTTATCTCAATAAGCTTTTCTTTAAAAAAAGTTATGTCATCCTTCAGTAGCATATTCTCTTCCTTTAGTACATCAAACTCCAGAGCCTCTGCATCAGACATTCCTTTGCTAGAAAGCTCAGATTGTGCACCCGTTTCTGATAATTTTATCTCTAAATTGTTTATCTCCTGTTGCAAAGCTTCCTTCTCTTTAATAATTTTGTCAGCACGTTCCAATGCCTGAAGACGAGCTTGATTCAGAAGCAATATATCTAACAAAATAAAGTTTGAATTTTGTCATGCAAATGTCTTCAGATTTGTATATCATAAAGAGCTATGTGAAGATTCACAAGGAAAGAATCCCCTACTCTTCTCGGTGTTTTGTATCATTTCAACCAAATCTTCCAGTTGAATGTTTTGTAGGCCATTTTCATCTTCAGACTTCTGCGGGAAAGTATCAAAACAGGAACTCTTAAAAGCAACCAGAAGAGGATCAATACTTCCTAATAATGTTCATGCTAATTAATATCCATAAGTTGCAGTGAAATAATAAAAATATATGAAACATTGAACAAACACTCGTATCAAACACTAAAGCATAGAATACATCTTATGGAATGGAACACATAATTGCTACAGAATCTGCTGCAATACCTGTTGGTGTTCATCATCACTGGAAGCTCCTGCTCTATCTCTCTGAATATTAACCCTGTTACGGTAGTTAGCACTAGGTGTGCTCTTCTGAGGAGGTTGCGCGCCAGTCCTGGCACAAGAAAATAGAACTATATACATATATCGTCGATTCCAGCAATTAAACATATGTACATAAGGAGCCACGATGATCTGATCATGACTGCAGAACATTACTGGACAGTTTAGCACTGGTGTTTATAAATGCCTAAAACAGTGTGATCAAGCATGACAAAGCATTAGTAGAGACTGCGATAGGCCATTCCCTACATACAACGCACGCACGGTCGACGATTCCCACAGTGTGCGGCCACTGCAAAGTGTGCATATAACATACAGCAATACGAATCCAGTCACGACACGGCGATCGCCAAAAGACCCCCAACGCTCCATGTTAAAAGCAATACCCCGAACACATCACGAGCGCCTTCTACTGTCCTTCATGCAGCTACAATGGAAAACACGCGCGTTCTCAAAGCAACCTACTACTAGTTACCTGAGATTGCCGTGTCGAGGCCGACGGGACACCGCAAGGCGGTTGCGCCCGGTGATCGAGGACGGtgcggggcggcggcacaggagAGCGGTCGCctcggcgcccgccgccgccgagcacgCCATAGGAAGCTGGGGAGGAGGGGAGAGTGAGCGGTGGGccccgaggcggcggcgtcggGATTCACGTGGGTGGCGGTTGGAAAAAAGCTGCGGAGTGGAGTGAGACGGAAGCGTGGGCTGGGGCGCGTCGCCGTGCGGTGGGGCTGGGGGCGGCGGGTGTCCCGTGCGCTGCGCGGGGAAggcggagggaggaggagggccaaACAGAGACGAGGCTATCTGGCCGCCTGgggcccgctgataggtggggcCACGGAGACAGTGGGTACTGGGTAGTCTGCCGTCTGAAGTCTGAACCAGTGCCCGCGGGAAATGGGCATCACGTTTTTTTTATACTataggcgggggggggggggggggggctcctgcgggacgggcggcgctggagggggGGCCTCGGGCGGggcaggcggcgcggggggggggggggggggggggggggggttctccgcgcgggcggcgctcggcggGGGCAGGGGGCTCTGCGTGctcggcggcggagcggggggGTGGGGCCTTCTGCGGGCCCCTcaggcggggcgggcggcgccgggggggaGGGGCCCTCCGcacgggcggcgctcggcgggggcgggggcgggggcggcggtcgggcggggggcggggggggggggggctccgcGCGGGCGGCGCTTGGCGGGggcacgcggggggggggggggcggcgcgggggtcgGGGGgagggcggctggcggcgcggggGTCGGGTGGAGTCCGGGAgtgggcgggggcggggggttTTGGGCCGGGCTGGCTGGGTGGGGGGTGGGGCGGGGGGCGAAGCGCCGCCGGATGGTGGGCCGAGGATGGGCCGTGGGCGGGACCGCGGGAAAGAAGTGGGCCGGGTGGTCTGCTGGGCCAAATTTAGCACCAGAGCCTGTTTCGCCCCACCTAATGTTTAATTATTTTCTAACTTTGCAGTGCACTATAAAAGGATCTCAAAATTTGAGGTGGGGCGATAGCCCACCTTGCCCCCACTGTGGGTCCGCCCCTGCTTGGAGCGCAGCTGGATTTCCCAGTTACAACCAAAACATCTCTAGATACTCTACTAGAGTCTGAGTACGTCCAGCCATATTGTTTTTTGGTGGCTAGTACAAATTTTGGCTCTTTTTTGGTGTCTTGTGCTTCTTATGGAGTTATGGTTGTTCCAGATTTGAGTTGTAGCTTGACATGTGGCTCTGGGTCAGGGGAAGTTTAAGCTAGTTCTTCCAAAAGAAAGCTCTTGCCCAGGAATCATGGAAATATGTGGTCGAGTTTCAAACACTAAACATCCTAATTAGGTGAAATTTGAATCATTTTCCCCCCTCCTGTGCAAAGAGATGGTGTGATCAGTGATGCAATTGCCTCTGATGATGAATTGAGATCAGTCAGGAATCAGAAGTGTTCACTATTTCGTTCTGCACTGTAGTTTGAATAACTGAGTACACAGTTCATGTCTTCAACTTAGCTAGAAGCAGTTGGTAAGCACTTCTTCGATAATTTAGCACTTATAATACACAGATTCATTTAAACCCTGGAAACACATTTGATTATATCAAATAGTATCTTAATTCTGTTGGAATAGTTCCCTTTGAGCAACTAACTCTGTTCCACATATTGTCCTTATGGCTTAAAATCTTCGTGTCTTCTCTATGCACAGTCCTCTCATGTGGGCTTCGGTTTTGATCTTCCTGCTTCTGAATGTTGGTGCATTTGCAGTGGCATAATGAGGAAAAGGACAAGGTTATGGCATGAATCAGACCAGCCCTGGATAAATTTCGTTAATTGCCATCTAGTTGTTTCATGAAATGGCTTGAAGTTCTCAGAATCTTTAAGGTATGCCTGTCGAAAAACTGAAAGCACATGTTTTAGTTTTCTGTGATTTTAAATTATAATGAATGTCAGTATGCTATCTCAACAGGTACAAAATGATGTTAGAATCATTTGCAACTATAATTGCAAGCTTAAAATATAACTGCTGATACTTTGTATATGATTCTGAAAGGGATACTATGTCAGTGATTCACCAACTAGCTACGCAAGCCATAAtgatttttctataattttctatGCAAATCTGTTGTGTTAGACATGATATTATTTATCTTTACGTTTATTAATTCTGAACCTCACCAGGTGTGAACCTCTGACCTCAATTTCAAATCAGGGAGCATGATCAACAACGATAATGGTCACCCGGGCAAGATCAATATGGAGCTGAGCTCATACATGTCAACATTTCAAGATGAGTACCCAAACAAGCCCAATATTATTGTTGACTTTCAACAAAACTAGTCAGTACGAagattttccctttttcttccctttttttaGACAAATTGCTCGAGCCTTTTGAGATGAAAGTAATGGCCATGAATAGCACTATAGCAGTTAATTTAACCAGGATAGAAAGATCATGAAAACTCTAATGATTATAGTTGACTGTCAACAGAAAAGAAGAAAACGACTAACTCCCAACTCCCAACTCACACACACTCCAGGCCTGGAATTTGTAAATTTTTTATGTAGGTATTCTGTTTCTTTTTTGTTTCAAGAACGTGGGCGATGATATATATAATTCAGTAATGGAATAATTATTGAGTGCCAAATGGAACACCTATCAAAAGAATAAAATGGTGCATTGGTATTGCGATCCGGATTGAGAACTCGGGTCGCCGATTCCGATGCTATTTTGGTTGTTGCAATCCGACACCAACACCACGTCCGCGCGTCTACATATATGTGTTCTACCTGGTACTCGACTCTGCATCCCTCACGCTCGAATCGGTCGCTTCCCACGACGACTATGGACACCGGCGGCAACTCGCTGCCGTCGCAGTCGTGCCCCGACGGCGCGAAGCGGCGCGTGTGCTACTACTACGACCGCCACATCGCCGGCGTCGACTACGGCGAGGACCACGTCATGGTGCCCCGCCGCGTCGACATGGCGCACGCGCTCATCCGCTCCTACGGCCTGCTCGGCGACATGGCCCGCCTCCGCTCCAGCCCCGCCACCGACGCCGAGATCTCCGGCTTCCACGACGGCCGCTACGTCGGGCTCCTGCGGGACCTCACCCCGGAGGGcttcggcgccggcggcgaggtcgcgagCAGGGCCAGGTGCTTCAACGTCGGCGTGGTCTCCACGGACGGCCGCTCCGTCGACAACCCCCCCGTCGCCGGCCTCTGGGACTACTGCCAGCGCTACGCCGGCGGGTCGCTggccgcggcgcgcgcgctcgccagcGGGGAGGCCGACGTCGCCGTCAACTGGTCCGGCGGCATGCACCACGCGTGCCGGGACAGGGCCAGCGGCTTCTGCTACGTCAACGACATCGTGCTCGCCATCGACGAGCTCCTCGGCCACTTCCGGCGCGTGCTGTACGTGGACATCGACGTGCACCACGGCGACGGCGTCGAGACCGCCTTCGTCGGGTCCAACCGGGTGATGACCGTGTCGTTCCACCAGCGCACCGAGGGCTTCTTCCCGGAGCGGAGGGGGCTCCTCGAGCACGTCGGCGAAGGGGACggccggcaccgcgccgtgaACGTGCCGATGAAGAAGGGCATGGACGACGACGGGTACCGCCGGCTGTTCGAGCCCATCATGAGCAAGGTCATGGAGGTGTTCCAGCCGGAGGCCATCGTGATGCAGTGCGGCGGCGACTCGCTCTCCGGCGACAGGCTCGGCCACCTGAACCTGTCCATCGATGGCCACGCCCGGTGCGTCAGCTTCATGCGGAGCTTCAACACgccgctgctcctcctcggcggcggcgggtacaCCATCAACCACGTCGCCGCCTGCTGGTGCTACGAGGTACATATATGCTCCGATCCGCTACCAAATAAAAAAATTTCAGAAACCAAATTAAAGTGAAATTCAAGTCTCTTATACTTTGAGTCACCCTCATTTATGCCATTGATCATCATCAGTTCGTGCTCACCTGTTCTGAATTTAACTTGTTCGACGCACGCAGACGGCGGTCGCCATCGGCAAGGAGATCGCCAACGACATGCCGGCGCACTGCTACGACGGCTACTACCGGAGCCAGGGCTACAAGCTCCGTTACCCAGTCGATAAGAATCTCAAGAACGACAACACGGACACCTACGTGACGCGCACGAAGTGCGCGGTCCTGCGGAACCTCAGCGAGCTCGAGGCCGCGCCGAGCGTCGAGTTCAAGGAGCCGGCCGGCGGGAGCATCGACGCCGAGGCGCTCTTCTACAGGCCGGCCCCGCGGGAGGACGATGACCCCATGGAGAGGCTGCACCGGCGGTGCGGCGAGATGGAGGAGCGCGGCTTCCTCATGGAGCTGGGGAAGCGGCAGCTCGACCTGGCCAAGGACGACAGAGAAAGTGGCGGCCACCACCATGCGCATCGGCCGGAGCCGGTGAAGAAGCACCGGTCCGGAAAGCTTCACATGGAATACCATGCGCATGACCATGAATTCTAATAATCTCTGCTTAAATCATCTGTAAGAAATATTACAAAA
Protein-coding sequences here:
- the LOC112892516 gene encoding histone deacetylase 2-like, translated to MDTGGNSLPSQSCPDGAKRRVCYYYDRHIAGVDYGEDHVMVPRRVDMAHALIRSYGLLGDMARLRSSPATDAEISGFHDGRYVGLLRDLTPEGFGAGGEVASRARCFNVGVVSTDGRSVDNPPVAGLWDYCQRYAGGSLAAARALASGEADVAVNWSGGMHHACRDRASGFCYVNDIVLAIDELLGHFRRVLYVDIDVHHGDGVETAFVGSNRVMTVSFHQRTEGFFPERRGLLEHVGEGDGRHRAVNVPMKKGMDDDGYRRLFEPIMSKVMEVFQPEAIVMQCGGDSLSGDRLGHLNLSIDGHARCVSFMRSFNTPLLLLGGGGYTINHVAACWCYETAVAIGKEIANDMPAHCYDGYYRSQGYKLRYPVDKNLKNDNTDTYVTRTKCAVLRNLSELEAAPSVEFKEPAGGSIDAEALFYRPAPREDDDPMERLHRRCGEMEERGFLMELGKRQLDLAKDDRESGGHHHAHRPEPVKKHRSGKLHMEYHAHDHEF
- the LOC112893246 gene encoding probable starch synthase 4, chloroplastic/amyloplastic, producing MACSAAAGAEATALLCRRPAPSSITGRNRLAVSRRPRHGNLRTGAQPPQKSTPSANYRNRVNIQRDRAGASSDDEHQQKSEDENGLQNIQLEDLVEMIQNTEKNILLLNQARLQALERADKIIKEKEALQQEINNLEIKLSETGAQSELSSKGMSDAEALEFDVLKEENMLLKDDITFFKEKLIEITETEESLFKLEKERALLDASLRELECAFIAAQSDMLKLGPMQHDAWWEKVENLEELLESTANQVEHAALILDGYHDVQDKVDKLEASLGATSISEFCLYLVDLLKKRVKSIEERFQACNHEMHSQIELYEHSIVEFHDTLSKLIKESEKKSMEHYAEGMPSEFWSRISLLIDGWSLEKKISNNDANILREMAWKRDSCLREAYLSSRGKAERELIDSFLKMALPGTSSGLHIVHIAAEMAPVAKVGGLADVISGLGKALQKKGNLVEIILPKYDCMQHNQINNLKVLDVVVQSYFEGNMFANKIWTGTVEGLPVYFIEPQHPGKFFWRAQYYGEHDDFKRFSYFSRVALELLYQSAKKVDIIHCHDWQTAFVAPLYWDVYANLGFNSARICFTCHNFEYQGTAPAQDLAYCGLDVEHLDRADRMRDNSHGRINVVKGAIVYSNIVTTVSPTYAQEVRSEGGRGLQDTLKIHSKKFVGILNGIDTDTWNPSTDRFLKVQYSANDLYGKSANKAALTKQLKMSSANASQPLVGCITRLVPQKGVHLIRHAIYKTAELGGQFILLGSSPVPNIQREFEGIADQFQNNNNIRLLLKYDDALSHMIFAASDMFIVPSMFEPCGLTQMIAMRYGSVPVVRKTGGLNDSVFDFDDETIPMELRNGFTFLKADEQGFDSALERAFNYYHRKPEVWKQLVQKDMKIDFSWDTSASQYEDIYQRAAARARAAT